The Armatimonadota bacterium genome segment CCTCTGGACTCCACCAGGAAACCCGGTTTCCTGGACCTTCTGTCTCGTAATTTAATTCCCCCGCAGGGGGAATTAAATTACGCAACGGGGTCTGGGGACGCGTCCCCAGCGGGAACCAAGGGCGGAGGCCCTTGGTAGGGTTTGGGGCAAAGCCCCAACTAAAGTCGCAAGCTATTATAAGGCACGGTTGCAACTGCAAGGCAGTTGTCCGCGCATCCATAGTATACAAAAACGTCTTCACCCAGCACAACGGCCCCGCATGTATAGACCACATTCGGCACAAAGCCGTTCTTCTCATAGTCCGTCTCAGGCTCAAGGATAGGTTCTTCCTGGAATTTGAGCACCTTGGTCGGGTCTTCCAGGTCGAGCCACATAATTCCAAGGCGATACACGCCATGTCGGTCACGGCCGTGCATGAACATAACCCATGCCTGGTCAGTCTTAATGGGTGGCGCGCCGATTCCCATCTTGATTTCCGTCCAGTGACCGGGACGGGTATGCATCACGACTTTCGAGTCGTGCCAGTTCTTCAAATCTTTGCTTTTCGACGCCCAAAGATGCGGCAGCACCCTGTGATAGAGCACAAACTCCCCGTCCACTTTTGCAGGCAGCAGCCCGCCGGTCCTCTGCGAGTAGTCCGGCATCAGCGTTCCGTGTTTTTCAAAGTGGATCAGGTCAGGGCTTGTAGCCAGAGCCAGAGTCTCCGGGTAAACTGTTGTCGTGCAATAGACGGCGTAATAAGTGCCGTCTATCTCCGATACTCTGACGTCTTCCACGCCGTCTGTCTCCGGCATCTGCTCGCCGTCAAGATCGATAACCGGGGTGGGGCATCTTTCATCAATTGTTACGCCATCGGAGGACACTGCATGACCTATTCTCGATACAGGCCAGGTAAAACCGGTGCTGGCTCGAAAATCGGCACCCTCGGCTCTGTAAAAGATGTGGACTTTTCCATCCTTAAGCGCCGCCCCTGCATTTGAGACATGCACCGATTCCCAGGGATGGTCCGCCACTGTGGTCAGAATTGGGTTCTTATCACAGCGCTTAAGTTTGATCATAATTATATTATCCTCTTCCGGGCTCTTAGCTCTCCACTCTTCACCCTAAGCTAGATCAGACTTCCACACCCATCTGCTTAGCCTTCTCAACGGCCTCTTCGATCGCTCCGACCATATAGAACGCCTGCTCAGGGAGCTTGTCCCATCTGCCTTCAAGTATCTCCTTGAATGAGCGCACGGTGTCGTTCCGGGAGACATACTTACCCGGCAACCCGGTGAAGACCTCGGCCACAAACATCGGCTGCGACAGGAAGTTCTCTATCTTTCTCGCGCGGGTGACGGTGAGCTTGTCC includes the following:
- a CDS encoding glycosidase, with translation MIKLKRCDKNPILTTVADHPWESVHVSNAGAALKDGKVHIFYRAEGADFRASTGFTWPVSRIGHAVSSDGVTIDERCPTPVIDLDGEQMPETDGVEDVRVSEIDGTYYAVYCTTTVYPETLALATSPDLIHFEKHGTLMPDYSQRTGGLLPAKVDGEFVLYHRVLPHLWASKSKDLKNWHDSKVVMHTRPGHWTEIKMGIGAPPIKTDQAWVMFMHGRDRHGVYRLGIMWLDLEDPTKVLKFQEEPILEPETDYEKNGFVPNVVYTCGAVVLGEDVFVYYGCADNCLAVATVPYNSLRL